In Papaver somniferum cultivar HN1 chromosome 1, ASM357369v1, whole genome shotgun sequence, a genomic segment contains:
- the LOC113348015 gene encoding uncharacterized protein LOC113348015, producing the protein MVVFQASPLNITILIGTSPMDIIQFWINQPDQGIMLNLGSCFLWNIWKTRNDKVFNNIQSSVQPYVHKALQDFKNFDLHHVLNYCSSVHIQYQTTIQWKPPPPYHIKINVDAAYSDGKGAAAAIAADSAGSHLGSGALYFDSFSLMVAEEKDYGLGSQLARRIQGSRIIIEGDAEDIPKAITGNKNDIPWSIHSTILSIQDGVKDFSEIIFTAAPRDGNSIAQDFVQFAISNFQNRWWSHDDPPFCIMQRLNFFED; encoded by the coding sequence ATGGTTGTTTTTCAAGCAAGTCCGTTGAATATAACTATCTTGATTGGTACTTCTCCGATGGATATTATCCAATTTTGGATAAACCAACCCGACCAAGGAATCATGCTCAATCTGGGTTCATGCTTCTTGTGGAATATTTGGAAAACACGAAATGACAAAGTTTTCAACAACATACAGTCGTCAGTGCAGCCCTATGTTCATAAAGCCCTACAAGATTTTAAGAATTTTGATTTGCACCATGTTCTAAACTACTGCTCTTCAGTCCATATTCAATATCAAACTACAATTCAGTGGAAACCTCCACCACCTTATCACATCAAGATAAATGTGGATGCAGCATATTCAGATGGAAaaggtgcagcagcagcaatagcagCGGACTCGGCTGGTAGTCATCTTGGAAGTGGAGCTTTATATTTTGATTCCTTCTCATTGATGGTTGCAGAGGAAAAAGATTATGGTCTAGGCTCTCAATTGGCAAGAAGAATTCAAGGCTCAAGAATAATAATTGAAGGGGATGCAGAAGACATTCCTAAAGCTATTACAGGGAATAAGAATGATATTCCATGGAGTATACATTCCACTATTCTCTCTATTCAAGATGGCGTCAAGGATTTCAGTGAAATCATATTTACAGCTGCTCCTAGAGACGGAAACTCAATTGCTCAAGATTTTGTTCAATTTGCAATTTCTAATTTTCAAAACAGATGGTGGTCTCATGATGATCCACCTTTTTGTATTATGCAACGTCTTAATTTCTTTGAGGATTAA